The sequence ATTGCGACAACGTCTCCGCGAAAACGCGCATCGCGTCGTCGCCGAACAAAACAAAACGGACCAGCTCGGGGCGCGCGGCGTCGCGCTGAAACTCGATCACCGTCGATAGCGAGACGCGCGCCGCGTCGGCAAGCGGATATCCGTAGACGCCGGTGCTGATCGCCGGCAGCGCCACCGAGCGGCAATCATTTTCCACGGCCAGTTCCAGGCAGCGACGTACGGCGCCGGCCAATAGCTCTGCTTCGCCTGCCGTCCCGCCGCGCCACACAGGACCCACGGCGTGCGCGACGAAGCGCGCCGCCAGGTTGCCGGCGGTGCTGATAACGGCCGAGCCGGTCGGGCAGCCGCGCGGATAGCGCGCATCGGTGTCGGCCATGATCGCTGGGCCGCCGCGGCGATGAATCGCGCCGTCGACACCGCCGCCACCGGCCAGGCGGCTATTGGCCGCATTGACGATCAAGTCGACTCGCTCGTGGGTGATGTCCCCTTGGCGAAGTTCCAGCCAGCAATTACCGACGGCGACTCGCATCGCAGAGTTCTCCATGCCGCAAGCGTAGTCAACATCATAGCAAAGGCCCCCGTTCCAGCGGCCGGCGGCTGTCACTCGGGGCGTGCTACACTTGTGAAGGTAAAAATCCGCTTAGGAACCAGCTCGATGCGCATGACCCCGGTCTTTCTTGCATTCATTCTGAGCGCGCTTTGCGGCGTAACTCGGGGTGAGGATCTGTTCGTCGACAACCTGCACGGAGATGATGCTCGTACCGGACGGACCCAGTTGGCCGATGTCACATTGAGTGGCCCCGTGCGGTCGCTTACCCGGGCGCTGGAGCTCGCGCGGCCTGGCGACCGTGTCATGATGGCCGACACCGGTGTCCCTTACCGTGAGAGCGTCACGCTCTCGGGCGGCCGCAACAATGGATTGGGTTCGGAGCCATTTGTCATCGAGGGTAACGGCGCCGTGCTCGACGGGTCGCTGCCCGTGCCGCCGCGCGCTTGGGAACATTTTCAGGGCGACGTGTTTCGCTTTCGCCCGCCGCGGATGGCCTTTGCCCAGTTGTTCCTCAATGGGCCGCCGGTTGATCGTCGCTACCTGAAAAGCACGCTGGGCCGGCTGCCGGACCTGGCGGCGGGCCAGTGGTGCCTGGCCGACGGCTGGATCTATTTCCGCGTCGAGCCGCAGACCTTGCCCGATGATTATCCCTTGCAGTACGCGGCCCTGACGGTGGGCATCACGTTGTACGAGGTACACGACGTGGTGATTCGCAACCTGACGGTGCAAGGTTTTCAGCTGGACGGCATCAACGCGCACGACTGTGCCAAGGATTGTCAATTGATCGGCGTGATCGCACGTGGCAATGGTCGGGCCGGGATCGCCGTGGGAGGCGCTTCGAACGTCCGCATCAAAACGTGCCTGCTCAGCGACAACGGCGACGAACAGATTCTGACGGAGGGCCCGTCCGTGACGTCGATCGAGGGAACGGAAATCGACGCGGCGAGCGCGCCGGCCCTGCAACGCAAGGAGGGCACCGTGTTCGTCGAGGGCGAGCGGGTCGAGAAGACCACGATCGATCAGTTGCCGGCTAGCGCGAACCCTTAGCGTCTTCCGAGGCCACCAGCGGCTTATCCTCGGCGGCCTCGTCTTCGTCGGACATGTGCTCGGCTTCCTCCCAGGCCGCATCCACATCGCGGCGTCCCCGGATGTAAAAGATCACGCCCACGATGGCGATCGTGATCGTGATGGCTCGCCAGCCAAAGGCCACGAACAGCCCCTCCTCGGGCGGCACTTCGGCGCCACCCGGCACGACGCTGTAGAGGGCATCCATCGCCCCTTCGAACTGTCCCAGGCCGGCCGGCAAGAGCGGAATGGCGCCGGCTAACATGGCCAGCGAAACAATGATGAAATGCGCCCCCAACGACGGCACTTCACCCGGCAGGCCGCGCGCGATCAGGTACACGGCGATCGTGTTCAACACATGGACGAACACGCTGAGCACCGAGGTCAGAATCAGCACACCGGGGCGGGTGCGGTACATGCGGATTGCTTCCAGCAATCGGCCAAACAAGGGACCCACGCGCGGTAATTCACGCAGGCGTCCGGAGAGTCGCCCCTGTGTGAAACCTGGTGTCACGAGCGCGAGAATGAAAATCGCGCCAATGACGGTACACCACAGCGTGGCCTGGACGAGAATCCGCACGGCCTCGACGTCGGTCGAAATGATGCCGGTCACGAGCGCCGCGACACTGGCCACCAGGAACAGCACATACAGACCGATCACCCGGTCGATCACAACCGTGGCCACGGCCTCGGCCCGCTTGCCGTGTTGCTCGCGGGCAATATACACGGCCTTGAGCAGGTCGCCCCCCACGCTGCCGAGCAAGACGAAGTTAAACAGATAGCCAAGAAATCCCAGCCGAAAGGCATC is a genomic window of Pirellulales bacterium containing:
- a CDS encoding right-handed parallel beta-helix repeat-containing protein — translated: MRMTPVFLAFILSALCGVTRGEDLFVDNLHGDDARTGRTQLADVTLSGPVRSLTRALELARPGDRVMMADTGVPYRESVTLSGGRNNGLGSEPFVIEGNGAVLDGSLPVPPRAWEHFQGDVFRFRPPRMAFAQLFLNGPPVDRRYLKSTLGRLPDLAAGQWCLADGWIYFRVEPQTLPDDYPLQYAALTVGITLYEVHDVVIRNLTVQGFQLDGINAHDCAKDCQLIGVIARGNGRAGIAVGGASNVRIKTCLLSDNGDEQILTEGPSVTSIEGTEIDAASAPALQRKEGTVFVEGERVEKTTIDQLPASANP
- a CDS encoding lysylphosphatidylglycerol synthase transmembrane domain-containing protein translates to MKNVLVNLLKFGLSFGILGYLIYDAVSDDTFALMMDQPKHWGCFAAAWALGMGATCLTFVRWYYLVRALDLPFTMADAFRLGFLGYLFNFVLLGSVGGDLLKAVYIAREQHGKRAEAVATVVIDRVIGLYVLFLVASVAALVTGIISTDVEAVRILVQATLWCTVIGAIFILALVTPGFTQGRLSGRLRELPRVGPLFGRLLEAIRMYRTRPGVLILTSVLSVFVHVLNTIAVYLIARGLPGEVPSLGAHFIIVSLAMLAGAIPLLPAGLGQFEGAMDALYSVVPGGAEVPPEEGLFVAFGWRAITITIAIVGVIFYIRGRRDVDAAWEEAEHMSDEDEAAEDKPLVASEDAKGSR
- a CDS encoding macro domain-containing protein — protein: MRVAVGNCWLELRQGDITHERVDLIVNAANSRLAGGGGVDGAIHRRGGPAIMADTDARYPRGCPTGSAVISTAGNLAARFVAHAVGPVWRGGTAGEAELLAGAVRRCLELAVENDCRSVALPAISTGVYGYPLADAARVSLSTVIEFQRDAARPELVRFVLFGDDAMRVFAETLSQWPGIESDDPG